ATGGATCGACCGTGAGTGCTGGTGCGACAGGCGCAAGGCTTATCTGTTCTACCCCGGATCGGACGGTCTGGACGCATCGATCGCGCTTGCCGTTCCCTTTGGTCTGGACAGGCGCGATCGTATGCTCTCGACCTTGCGTGCGATACGAGAGGAACTTGGCCACGGGCCGTTTTTGTTCCGCTATACCGGCATGCGTGAGGAGGAGGGCGCTTTTCTGGCCTGTAGCTGCTGGATGGTCGAGGCGCTGTATCTTCTGGGGGAGAAAGATGAGGCCGAAACGCTTTACGCCAGTTTCCTCGAACGTCTGCCGAGCAATACCGGCATCATGGCCGAAATGATCAACCCGGAGACGGGAATGTATCTGGGCAACACACCGCAGGGGCTGAGCCATCTCGGCGTCATCCATGCAGCCTGCGCGCTTGCAGGCAACAGGATGAAGGCTTTTGATTTGTCCTGAGGCGGGCACTGCACTGACGATTGGATGGGCCGTTCACGCTTTGGTTAAGGGTGAACGGCTCACTCTCACGGCTTCGCATCCTGTTGGTCCGTTACCGGGCCTGACGCAGGAGCAAGATAGGACTAACTGCGTGCAGGGCGGAATCAGCTGCGCCCCGTAAGCCTCCACGCCTCGCGGGCAAGCGTCAGTGCGTGCAGGCGGGCTGCGGGGGCATAGATCGGCGCGCTGATCATCAGTTCATCGGGCGCGTGGCGGGACATGAATTGCTCCATACCCTCAGCCACCTGCTCACTTGTGCCAATCAGGCTGGTACCCTGCATCGTATCGAGTTGTGCACTGACCTCTCGAGGCCAGGGGAGATCTTCTGGCAGGACCGGCGGCAGGATGCGTCCGGGTTTCCCCTGACGCAGGGCTGCCACGAACAGGCGCCGTGACGTGGCAAGATAATCGGCTTCTTCTGCTGTGTCGGCGGCAATCACGTTGACCGCAAGCATTACATAGGGTGCGGCCAGGTGGGCCGAAGGCTGGAAGTCGCGACGATAAAGCGCGATCGCCTGCTCCATCATCTGCGGCGCAAAATGCGATGCAAAGGCGAAAGGCAGTCCCAGCGCCGCAGCAAGCTGCGCCGAGAACAGCGATGACCCCAGGAGCCAGACCGGCACGTTTGCTCCGGCGCCCGGCGTGGCCACTACACCATTGGCGCTGCCTGCAGGCGAGAGATAGGCCATGAGCTCGAGCACATCATCGGGGAAGCGTTCGGCGTGGTCGATATGACGCCTCAGCGCACGCATAGTGCGTTGATCGGAACCCGGTGCCCGGCCGAGCCCGAGATCGATGCGTCCGGGAAAGAGCGCCTCAAACGTGCCGAACTGCTCGGCGATGACGAGCGGCGCATGGTTGGGCAGCATGATGCCCCCCGCCCCGATGCGCATTGTCTGCGTGGCTGCGGCCAGATGGCCGATCACAACGCTTGTGGCCGCCGAGGCAATGCCGGGCATGGCGTGATGCTCGGCCACCCAGTAGCGATGAAAGCCAAGGGCCTCCGCATGAACTGCCTGATTGCGGGACTCAAGAAGAGCATCCCGAACCGTGCCGTCTTCGCGAATGAAGGAGAGATCGAGTACTGAGAGCGGTGTCATAATCCCGATATGGGATGCTGCCTGGCGCTCTGAAAGCCCCCGGAGCGATCCGGGGGGCGTAGCCTCGCGGCGTATCAGATCAATCGCGGGGCACGTAACCGCCGGGCTCTGGCCTCGGATCAGGCCTCGTGGGGCTTGTCGCCCGGTTTCCGGTCGCTTTCCTCGACCAGAGTCTCGATGGCAGGGCTGGGGTTGGGGCTGCTGCGCGTATAGATCGGGGCAGGGGCGGCGCTATGCGCTGCCTCCATGAAGCGGTCGGCCAGCGCGCCATAAAGCGCGTGCTTGCAGATCATGCGCGAGACACCGAAAGCGAGAAAGGACGTGGCCATCAGCGCAAGCGTCACCTGCTGGTTGTCGCACATTTCCATGACAATGACCGTCGCTGTCAGCGGGGCCTGCACCACGGCAGAGAAATAGGCCACCGTACCCAGCAGCACCACGGCGCCAGCTGTTGTATGGGGCAGATATTGCGCGATCCAGCCGCCGATTCCGGCACCAACGGACAGGGAAGGGGCAAAGAGGCCGCCCGGAATACCCGAGCAATAGGACACGACGGTCGCGATGAATTTCAGTACGAAGAACGACGCCGGATAATGCTCCGAGCCGTCAATGATCGCGCGTGCCTGGGTATAGCCTGTGCCGTAGGTCGCGCCGTGCGATACCAGCCCAAGCAGTGCCAGAACCAGACCGCACAACGCCGCGAAGGCAACTGGTCGTGCCTTGATCAGCGCCCCGATGCGCCCTGGCAGGCCTTTGGAGAAGCGGATGAGCAGGGCCGAGAATGTTCCGCCCGCAATCCCCCCTACGATGCCGCAGGTCAGCACCGCAATCCAGGCTGTGCCAATGGGGACATCGACATCCGTATGCCCGAAATACGAGTAATTGCCGACGAGAGCGATGGCCGTCACACCGGAGAGCACGACACCGGTCAGCATGGTGCCCGATGTTTTCTGCTCGAAGGAGTGCGAGAGTTCCTCAATGGCAAAAACGATTCCGGCCAGAGGCGTATTGAAGGCAGCCGAGACGCCTGCGGCACCGCCAGCAAGAATGGCGCCGCGACGGGCTGCCACGTTCGAGATGCCAAGCAATCGCGAAAAGCCGTGCATGATCGCGGCGCCAACCTGCACCGTAGGACCCTCGCGGCCGATAGATGCGCCTACAAGCAGGCCAAAACAGGTGAGGATGATCTTGGCGAAGGCGATGCGCAGCGAGAGAACACGATTAACGATCGAGAAGTTCTCGATATGCAGTGTGGCGATGGTCTGGGGGATACCACTGCCTTGCGCACCTGCAAAAAAGCGACGGGTGAGCCAGGTTGAAAGGGCCAGACCCGCGGGTACGACCACCAGCATGACATAGGGATCCCAGTGCAGCAGACGGCCTCTGGCGCGTGCGGCCCAGTCCGCCGTACCAGCGAAAGCGACAGCCACGACGCCCACCAGAATGGCGCCCAGCCAGTAGGTTAGGGTGCGTCGCCATTGCGTGGTGGTTCGGCGCGCAGAGCGGCGCAGGTGCAGAATCCGGTTCTTTTGCCGCAAAGCGGTGCTGGGGCGCATAGGTTCTCGCCTGGCTGAGGGTCAGGAAGCCCCGACCGATGAGGAACGCTCCTGCCAGCACCCCAGGCGACTGGTCAAGAAACTCTTGTCACGAAAAAACGTAACGGGCGTCGCCTTTTCCGGTTCGCCCGTTCATCGTTTCAGGCCAGCACCGGGATGCCGGTCTGCTTGGCCTTTTCTTCTGGCTCGACATGAATATGGATAAGGGCGCGTCCGATATGACGGCGCAAGGCGTGTTCGACCCGGTCGCAGATATCATGCGAGTCCGATACCGTCATGGTGCCAGGCACCACCAGATGAAATTCGATGAAGCTGACACTGCCTGCGGTACGTACCCGGATGTCATGGGCCTCGATCGCACCGCTGGCATGTTCAGAGATGACTGCGCGGATCATCTGGAGTGTGTCCGTGTCCGGCGCTTCGTCCATCAGACCGGCGATGGATTGCTTCATCATGTCGAATCCGACGCGCAGGACGTTCACGGCCACAAGGGCCGAAAGAATGGCATCGAGGCGCGTGTAGCCGGTGAGCGGAATGAGCGCGATACCAATCACCAGGACGACTGTGGTCCAGACATCGGAAATGACATGGCGGCCATTGGCTGTGAGGGCGGGCGAGCGGCGCATGCGGCCCTGACGCACCAGAACGAGCCCCCAGACCAGATTGACCACACCGCCAAGCGCGTTGAACACGATGCCACGCCACGGGGCGAGATCATGATTGGGCGCCCACCAGCTCTGCCACGCGACCCAGGCGATCCCTATGGCGGTGAGCACCACCAGAACAGCCTCGCTCACGGCAGAGAGATACTCGGCCTTGTCATGCCCGTAGGTATGGTTCTCATCCGCTGGACGCTGCGCCACTTTCAGTGCCCACAGAGCCCCCAGAGCGGCAGCGACATTGATGATCGTCTCAAGCGCGTCCGACAGCAGGGCAGAACTGCCACTGACGCGCCAGGCCACGTATTTCAGCCCGAGGGCAACAAGGCTGACGAGCAGCGAGAACCAGCCGAAAACGATCTTTTCGGGCTGCTTCAGCATGAAACGGCACCCTGACAGGCAGGATTGTCGCCGCATGTCATCCCGTGATCATGAGGGCTACAGGGAAAGGGTGACCCGGCTGCCTCGATCTGGAAGGTCGCATGGCCGATCCTGAAGCGCTTGGCGAGCATGGCGGTCGCCTCCCGCAGGATACCGGCCTGCCTCGTGGCGTCGGCATTGCTGACAAGATGAACGGTCAACGCGGTTTCAGTCGTGCTGAGCGACCAGACATGCAGGTGATGGAGGCCCTCAACATCAGGCAGCTCCAGCAGGCCGGCTTCGACCTCATCCAGACGGATCTGCTCGGGCACGCCGTCGAGTGCCATATCGAGTGAGGCGCGCAGAAGGGACCACGTACCGATGATGATGGACACACAGACCAGCAGGCTCACGATGGGGTCGAGAATGGTCCAGCCCGTCATCATGATGACGAAACCCGTAATGACCACAGCAAAGGACATGAGCGCATCGGCGGCCATATGCAGGAAGGCACCGCGCAGATTGAGGTCATCCTTGCCGCCCCGCATGAAAAGCAGGGCTGTCGCGCCATTGACCAGAATCCCCCCGAACGCCACCAGCATGACCACGCGCCCGGCAACCTCCCCCGGCGCGACAAGCCGCGTGATAGCCTCCCAGATGATGCCGCCGGTCACCAGCAGCAGCAGTACCGCATTGCCTAGGGCCGAGAGGATGGTGGAGCGCTTGAGCCCATAGGTAAAGCGCGTGGTCGGCGCACGCCGGGCCAGACTATGGGCAAGCCATGCGGCCCCAAGTCCAAGCACATCGGAAAGGTTATGGCCAGCATCCGAAAGGAGCGAGAGGGAATGAGCCAGTAATCCCCAAATGGTCTCGGCAACGATATAGGCAATGTTCAGCGCCATTCCCAGAAGGAACGCACCGCCATAACTTGCGGGCTCATGAACATGGTGATGTCCCCCATGCCCATGCCCATGCCCATGCCCATGCCCATGCCCATGCCCATGCCCATGCCCATGCCCATGCCCATGCCCGTGCGTTTCGTGATCGTCATGACCGTGTTCATGCGTATCCGCGTCATGTCCATGCGGGTCATGATCATGGTGGTGGGCATGGTCGCAGGCGTGTTCGGCCATGAAATTGCTCTCGAAAGAAATTGCCACAGGGATTGTGCTGGTCAGGGATCATATAGGGCATCGACACGATACCCGCCAAGGCGAAGCCGAACTGTGGGCGAGAAATGACGTGCGGCGCACAATATGGGTGATTCTGTCTCAAAAGTTAACGTAATTCTAAAATCGTTACTACGAAACACTTAGTCAAATTGTAATGCATCGATTGTTTAACGACATGTA
The sequence above is drawn from the Asaia bogorensis NBRC 16594 genome and encodes:
- a CDS encoding LLM class flavin-dependent oxidoreductase; amino-acid sequence: MTPLSVLDLSFIREDGTVRDALLESRNQAVHAEALGFHRYWVAEHHAMPGIASAATSVVIGHLAAATQTMRIGAGGIMLPNHAPLVIAEQFGTFEALFPGRIDLGLGRAPGSDQRTMRALRRHIDHAERFPDDVLELMAYLSPAGSANGVVATPGAGANVPVWLLGSSLFSAQLAAALGLPFAFASHFAPQMMEQAIALYRRDFQPSAHLAAPYVMLAVNVIAADTAEEADYLATSRRLFVAALRQGKPGRILPPVLPEDLPWPREVSAQLDTMQGTSLIGTSEQVAEGMEQFMSRHAPDELMISAPIYAPAARLHALTLAREAWRLTGRS
- a CDS encoding chloride channel protein → MRPSTALRQKNRILHLRRSARRTTTQWRRTLTYWLGAILVGVVAVAFAGTADWAARARGRLLHWDPYVMLVVVPAGLALSTWLTRRFFAGAQGSGIPQTIATLHIENFSIVNRVLSLRIAFAKIILTCFGLLVGASIGREGPTVQVGAAIMHGFSRLLGISNVAARRGAILAGGAAGVSAAFNTPLAGIVFAIEELSHSFEQKTSGTMLTGVVLSGVTAIALVGNYSYFGHTDVDVPIGTAWIAVLTCGIVGGIAGGTFSALLIRFSKGLPGRIGALIKARPVAFAALCGLVLALLGLVSHGATYGTGYTQARAIIDGSEHYPASFFVLKFIATVVSYCSGIPGGLFAPSLSVGAGIGGWIAQYLPHTTAGAVVLLGTVAYFSAVVQAPLTATVIVMEMCDNQQVTLALMATSFLAFGVSRMICKHALYGALADRFMEAAHSAAPAPIYTRSSPNPSPAIETLVEESDRKPGDKPHEA
- a CDS encoding cation diffusion facilitator family transporter, giving the protein MLKQPEKIVFGWFSLLVSLVALGLKYVAWRVSGSSALLSDALETIINVAAALGALWALKVAQRPADENHTYGHDKAEYLSAVSEAVLVVLTAIGIAWVAWQSWWAPNHDLAPWRGIVFNALGGVVNLVWGLVLVRQGRMRRSPALTANGRHVISDVWTTVVLVIGIALIPLTGYTRLDAILSALVAVNVLRVGFDMMKQSIAGLMDEAPDTDTLQMIRAVISEHASGAIEAHDIRVRTAGSVSFIEFHLVVPGTMTVSDSHDICDRVEHALRRHIGRALIHIHVEPEEKAKQTGIPVLA
- a CDS encoding cation diffusion facilitator family transporter, which gives rise to MAEHACDHAHHHDHDPHGHDADTHEHGHDDHETHGHGHGHGHGHGHGHGHGHGHGHGHGGHHHVHEPASYGGAFLLGMALNIAYIVAETIWGLLAHSLSLLSDAGHNLSDVLGLGAAWLAHSLARRAPTTRFTYGLKRSTILSALGNAVLLLLVTGGIIWEAITRLVAPGEVAGRVVMLVAFGGILVNGATALLFMRGGKDDLNLRGAFLHMAADALMSFAVVITGFVIMMTGWTILDPIVSLLVCVSIIIGTWSLLRASLDMALDGVPEQIRLDEVEAGLLELPDVEGLHHLHVWSLSTTETALTVHLVSNADATRQAGILREATAMLAKRFRIGHATFQIEAAGSPFPCSPHDHGMTCGDNPACQGAVSC